In one window of Burkholderia cenocepacia DNA:
- the ugpA gene encoding sn-glycerol-3-phosphate ABC transporter permease UgpA: MQSRSRFGTSPVPYLLIAPQLAITAVFFLWPAGVALWQSTQTQDAFGTSSEFVGLANFTHLFADPLYLDSLRTTLVFSSLVTVSGLVVSLLLAACADRVIRGARVYRTLLIWPYAVAPTIAAVLWAFLFNPSIGLITYALAKGGIVWNHALNGEQAMFLVVLASVWKQVSYNFLFFYAGLQAIPRSLIEAAAIDGAGPVRRFFNIVLPLLSPTSFFLLVVNLVYAFFDTFPVIDAATGGGPAQSTRTLIYKIFAEGFQGLDIGSSGAQSVVLMIIVVALTVIQFRFVERKVQYA; this comes from the coding sequence ATGCAATCCCGTTCCCGTTTCGGTACGAGCCCGGTGCCGTACCTGCTGATCGCGCCGCAGCTCGCGATCACCGCCGTGTTCTTCCTGTGGCCGGCCGGCGTCGCGCTGTGGCAGTCCACGCAGACGCAGGACGCGTTCGGCACGTCGAGCGAATTCGTCGGCCTCGCGAACTTCACGCACCTGTTCGCCGATCCGCTGTATCTCGATTCGTTGCGCACGACGCTCGTGTTCAGTTCGCTGGTCACGGTGAGCGGGCTCGTCGTGTCGCTGCTGCTCGCCGCGTGCGCCGACCGCGTGATCCGCGGCGCGCGCGTGTACCGCACGCTGCTGATCTGGCCGTATGCGGTCGCGCCGACGATCGCGGCCGTGCTGTGGGCATTCCTGTTCAACCCGAGCATCGGCCTGATCACATATGCGCTCGCGAAGGGCGGCATCGTGTGGAACCATGCGCTGAACGGCGAGCAGGCGATGTTCCTCGTCGTGCTGGCGTCGGTGTGGAAGCAGGTGAGCTACAACTTCCTGTTCTTCTACGCGGGGCTGCAGGCGATTCCGCGCTCGCTGATCGAGGCGGCGGCGATCGACGGTGCGGGGCCGGTGCGGCGCTTCTTCAACATCGTGCTGCCGCTGCTGTCGCCGACGAGTTTTTTCCTGCTGGTCGTGAACCTCGTCTACGCATTCTTCGACACGTTCCCGGTGATCGACGCGGCCACCGGCGGCGGCCCGGCGCAGAGCACCAGGACGCTGATCTACAAGATCTTCGCGGAGGGCTTCCAGGGACTCGACATCGGCAGCTCGGGCGCGCAGTCGGTCGTGCTGATGATCATCGTCGTCGCGCTCACGGTGATCCAGTTCCGCTTCGTCGAACGCAAGGTGCAATACGCATGA
- a CDS encoding OmpW/AlkL family protein, protein MKRKLAITGAAALAFTFAGGTAHAQSAGDFYVSTGWLHLSPQDSSDPLFVYRVGGTPINQSIPNTGAGINDADTLGLAAGYFVTDHISTELVMGIPPKFDITGKGQFDRFGVLGRAYQWSPAVLLRYHFNDANAKFRPYVGVGATYVWFTGAKITNSAFENGVLGGPTSATTSNQWAPVLNAGFTYNFTKHWFAGLSLSYIPVSVTATFTTARRTPVGTLTETSKAHISLNPIVTYLNLGYRF, encoded by the coding sequence ATGAAACGAAAACTGGCCATTACGGGGGCCGCAGCGCTCGCATTCACGTTCGCGGGCGGTACGGCACATGCACAATCCGCAGGTGATTTCTACGTCAGCACCGGCTGGCTGCACCTTTCGCCGCAGGACAGCAGTGACCCGCTGTTCGTCTACCGCGTAGGCGGCACGCCCATCAACCAATCGATTCCCAACACCGGCGCCGGCATCAATGACGCCGACACGCTGGGGCTCGCAGCAGGCTACTTCGTCACCGACCATATCTCCACCGAGCTCGTGATGGGGATCCCGCCGAAGTTCGACATCACCGGCAAGGGTCAGTTCGACAGATTCGGCGTACTCGGCCGTGCATACCAGTGGAGCCCTGCCGTCCTGCTTCGCTACCACTTCAACGACGCCAATGCGAAGTTCCGTCCGTATGTCGGCGTCGGCGCGACGTACGTCTGGTTCACCGGCGCCAAGATCACCAACAGCGCGTTCGAGAACGGCGTGCTCGGCGGCCCGACCAGCGCGACGACCAGCAACCAGTGGGCGCCCGTGCTCAACGCCGGCTTCACGTACAACTTCACGAAACACTGGTTCGCAGGCCTGTCGCTGTCGTACATCCCGGTCAGCGTGACCGCGACGTTCACGACGGCCCGCCGGACGCCGGTCGGGACGCTGACGGAAACGTCGAAGGCCCACATCTCGCTGAACCCGATCGTCACGTACCTGAACCTCGGCTACCGCTTCTAA
- the ugpE gene encoding sn-glycerol-3-phosphate ABC transporter permease UgpE — protein sequence MIENRKGFDLFCHAVLIAGVVLIVFPVYVAFCAATMNAQEVLTVPLSLVPSTHLFENVAYIWGHGSGGTAAPFGRLLVNSFAMALGIAVGKIAVSILSAYAIVYFRFPFRNTAFWLIFITLMLPVEVRIFPTVQVVSTLHLTNTYAGLSLPLIASATATFLFRQFFMTLPDELMDAARIDGAGPLRFFWDVVLPLSKTSIAALFVITFIYGWNQYLWPILITTEASLSTAVVGIKTMIASGDAATEWQYVMAATLLAMIPPLVVVLAMQRWFVRGLVDSEK from the coding sequence ATGATCGAAAATCGCAAGGGCTTCGACCTGTTCTGCCACGCGGTGCTGATCGCGGGCGTGGTGCTGATCGTGTTCCCTGTCTACGTCGCGTTCTGCGCGGCGACGATGAACGCGCAGGAAGTGTTGACGGTGCCGCTGTCGCTCGTGCCGAGCACGCACCTGTTCGAGAACGTCGCGTACATCTGGGGGCACGGCAGCGGCGGCACGGCGGCGCCGTTCGGCCGCCTGCTCGTGAACAGCTTCGCGATGGCGCTCGGCATCGCGGTCGGCAAGATCGCGGTGTCGATCCTGTCCGCATACGCGATCGTCTATTTCCGCTTCCCGTTTCGCAACACGGCGTTCTGGCTGATCTTCATCACGCTGATGCTGCCGGTGGAAGTGCGGATCTTCCCGACCGTGCAGGTCGTGTCGACGCTGCACCTGACGAACACCTACGCCGGGCTCTCGCTGCCGCTGATCGCGTCGGCCACCGCGACGTTCCTGTTCCGCCAGTTCTTCATGACACTGCCCGACGAACTGATGGATGCCGCGCGCATCGACGGCGCGGGGCCGCTGCGTTTCTTCTGGGACGTCGTGCTGCCGCTGTCGAAGACCAGCATCGCCGCGCTGTTCGTGATCACCTTCATCTACGGCTGGAACCAGTATCTGTGGCCGATCCTGATCACGACGGAAGCGTCGCTGTCGACGGCGGTGGTGGGTATCAAGACGATGATCGCGAGCGGCGACGCCGCGACCGAATGGCAATACGTGATGGCGGCGACGCTGCTGGCGATGATTCCGCCGCTCGTCGTCGTGCTGGCGATGCAGCGCTGGTTCGTGCGCGGCCTCGTCGATTCCGAAAAATAA
- the ugpB gene encoding sn-glycerol-3-phosphate ABC transporter substrate-binding protein UgpB — MKKKPAGTLVRSIALGGALMFGVQHVALAATEIQFWHAMEAALGERVNAIADQFNASQSDYKIVPVFKGTYDQALAAGIAAYRSGNAPAILQVYEVGTATMMQAKKAVVPVYDVFKQAGVTLDEKAFVPTIASYYSDAKTGHLVSMPFNSSTPVLYYNKDAFKKAGLDPNQPPKTWADVKADAEKLRKSGMACGFTTGWQGWIQLENYSAWHGLPFASRNNGFDGTDAVLEFNKPQQIEHISFLQQMAKDGTFTYAGRKDEASAKFYSGDCGILTTSSGALANVQKFAKFSYGTGMLPYDANVKGAPQNAIIGGASLWVLAGKDPATYKGVAKFLSYLASPAVAAKWHQDTGYLPVTTAAYDLTRQQGFYAKNPSAETAIKQMLNKPPLPYTKGLRLGNMPQIRTVVDEEFEQVWAQKKSPKDALDSAASRGDELLRRFEKSGG; from the coding sequence ATGAAGAAGAAGCCTGCGGGGACACTGGTTCGTTCGATCGCGCTCGGCGGCGCGCTGATGTTCGGGGTACAGCACGTGGCGCTCGCTGCGACGGAAATCCAGTTCTGGCATGCGATGGAGGCCGCGCTCGGCGAGCGGGTCAATGCGATCGCCGACCAGTTCAACGCGTCGCAAAGCGATTACAAGATCGTGCCGGTCTTCAAGGGCACCTACGACCAGGCGCTCGCGGCCGGCATCGCGGCCTATCGCAGCGGCAACGCGCCGGCGATCCTCCAGGTCTACGAAGTCGGCACGGCGACGATGATGCAGGCGAAGAAGGCGGTCGTGCCGGTCTACGACGTGTTCAAGCAGGCCGGCGTGACGCTCGACGAAAAGGCGTTCGTGCCGACCATCGCGAGCTACTACAGCGACGCGAAGACGGGCCACCTCGTATCGATGCCGTTCAACAGCTCGACGCCGGTGCTGTACTACAACAAGGACGCGTTCAAGAAGGCGGGCCTCGATCCGAACCAGCCGCCGAAGACGTGGGCCGACGTGAAGGCGGATGCCGAGAAGCTGCGCAAGTCGGGGATGGCGTGCGGCTTCACGACCGGCTGGCAAGGCTGGATCCAGCTCGAAAACTACAGCGCGTGGCACGGGCTGCCGTTCGCGAGCCGCAACAACGGCTTCGACGGCACCGACGCCGTGCTCGAGTTCAACAAGCCGCAGCAGATCGAACACATCTCCTTCCTCCAGCAGATGGCGAAGGACGGCACGTTCACGTACGCGGGCCGCAAGGACGAAGCGTCGGCGAAGTTCTACAGCGGCGACTGCGGGATCCTCACGACGTCGTCGGGCGCGCTCGCGAACGTGCAGAAATTCGCGAAGTTCAGCTACGGCACGGGCATGCTGCCGTACGACGCGAACGTGAAGGGCGCGCCGCAGAACGCGATCATCGGCGGCGCGAGCCTGTGGGTGCTGGCCGGCAAGGACCCGGCGACCTACAAGGGCGTCGCGAAATTCCTCTCTTACCTGGCTTCGCCCGCGGTCGCCGCGAAGTGGCACCAGGACACCGGCTACCTGCCGGTCACGACCGCCGCGTACGATCTGACGCGCCAGCAGGGCTTCTACGCGAAGAACCCGAGCGCCGAAACCGCGATCAAGCAGATGCTGAACAAGCCGCCGCTGCCGTACACGAAGGGGCTGCGCCTGGGCAACATGCCGCAGATTCGCACGGTGGTCGACGAGGAGTTCGAACAGGTCTGGGCGCAGAAGAAGTCGCCGAAGGACGCGCTCGATTCGGCTGCGTCGCGCGGCGACGAACTGCTGCGCCGCTTCGAGAAGTCGGGCGGCTGA
- the ugpQ gene encoding glycerophosphodiester phosphodiesterase, with translation MITRIDWPYPRVVAHRGGGTLAPENTLAALDEGARRGHRMVEFDAKLSADDVTFLLHDDTVDRTSNGHGAAAGMRYAALAALDAGAWRDARFAGERMPTLEAAAARCLAHGLAANVEIKPCPGRERETGQRVAADAAAYWRDAAVAPLLSSFSFEALQQARATVPALPRGMLYEVVPDDWHAQVIDALDCVSLHADHTRLDESLVRAIKAAGLRILVYTVNDLERARELARWGVDAVCTDRIDLIAPDALDDIDVV, from the coding sequence ATGATCACCCGTATCGACTGGCCCTATCCGCGTGTCGTCGCCCATCGCGGCGGCGGCACGCTCGCACCGGAGAACACGCTGGCCGCGCTCGACGAGGGCGCGCGGCGCGGGCACCGGATGGTCGAGTTCGACGCGAAGCTGTCGGCCGACGACGTGACGTTCCTGCTGCACGACGACACGGTCGACCGGACCTCGAACGGCCACGGAGCGGCGGCGGGCATGCGTTATGCGGCGCTGGCCGCGCTCGACGCGGGCGCGTGGCGCGATGCGCGCTTCGCGGGCGAACGGATGCCGACGCTCGAGGCGGCGGCGGCGCGCTGCCTCGCGCACGGGCTGGCCGCGAACGTCGAGATCAAGCCGTGCCCGGGCCGCGAGCGCGAAACCGGGCAGCGCGTGGCGGCCGACGCGGCCGCGTACTGGCGCGATGCCGCTGTTGCGCCGTTGCTGTCGTCGTTCTCGTTCGAGGCGCTGCAACAGGCGCGTGCGACGGTGCCGGCGCTGCCGCGCGGGATGCTCTACGAAGTCGTGCCGGACGACTGGCATGCGCAGGTCATCGATGCACTCGACTGCGTATCGTTGCATGCGGACCACACTCGGCTCGACGAATCGCTGGTGCGCGCGATCAAGGCGGCCGGGTTGCGCATCCTGGTTTACACGGTGAACGACCTCGAACGGGCACGCGAACTCGCGCGCTGGGGCGTCGATGCCGTCTGCACGGACCGCATCGACCTGATCGCGCCCGATGCGCTGGACGACATCGACGTCGTCTAG
- the aroK gene encoding shikimate kinase AroK yields MQARDPHANVFFVGLMGAGKTTVGRAVARRLDRTFFDSDHEIEARTGARIPVIFELEGEAGFRDRETQVIADLAQRENIVLATGGGAVLRPENRDSLKANGIVVYLRANPHDLWLRTRKDKNRPLLQTEDPKGRLEALYEVRDPLYRECADFVIETGRPSVNGLVNMVLMQLELAGVIAKPLQA; encoded by the coding sequence TTGCAAGCGCGGGACCCACATGCAAACGTATTTTTCGTCGGCCTTATGGGAGCGGGTAAGACCACCGTGGGCCGTGCGGTCGCGCGTCGTCTCGACAGGACGTTCTTCGACTCCGACCACGAAATCGAGGCCCGTACGGGCGCGCGCATTCCGGTGATCTTCGAGCTGGAGGGCGAGGCCGGGTTTCGCGATCGCGAAACGCAGGTGATCGCCGATCTCGCGCAGCGCGAGAACATCGTGCTCGCGACGGGCGGCGGCGCGGTGCTGCGCCCGGAAAATCGCGACAGCCTGAAAGCCAACGGCATCGTCGTCTACCTGCGCGCCAATCCGCACGATCTGTGGCTGCGCACGCGCAAGGACAAGAACCGCCCGCTGTTGCAGACGGAAGATCCGAAGGGGCGTCTCGAAGCGCTGTACGAAGTGCGCGACCCGCTGTACCGCGAATGCGCGGATTTCGTCATCGAGACCGGCCGTCCGTCGGTCAACGGTCTCGTCAACATGGTGCTGATGCAACTCGAACTGGCCGGCGTCATCGCCAAGCCGCTACAAGCATGA
- a CDS encoding transposase, producing MARLARLYVPDQPQHVILRGLDQQPAFVDDQDYELFIDCLKAAARDHHLSVHAYVLLPRQVQLLVTPSDEASLPKAMQAVGRRYVAHFNRRYSRRGTLWEGRYRATVIEGERYFLLASRVVEMSPVRSQLVATPEAYRWSSYRHHVGLTVDSLITDHPLYWALGNTPFDRQRAYKELCEQPLDERQADQLQQATLKGWVLGGENYREWAARTANRRVSPLPRGRPRKVRENTPPIQQ from the coding sequence ATGGCACGGTTAGCACGACTCTACGTTCCCGACCAGCCGCAGCACGTGATACTGCGCGGCCTGGATCAGCAACCCGCGTTCGTCGACGACCAGGACTACGAACTCTTCATCGATTGCCTGAAGGCCGCCGCACGCGATCATCACCTGTCGGTGCATGCCTACGTGCTGCTGCCGCGCCAGGTGCAACTGCTTGTGACGCCCAGCGACGAGGCCAGCTTGCCGAAGGCGATGCAGGCCGTCGGCCGTCGCTACGTCGCGCATTTCAACCGGCGCTATTCGCGCCGCGGCACGCTGTGGGAAGGCCGCTATCGCGCGACGGTGATCGAAGGCGAGCGCTATTTCCTGCTCGCGAGCCGCGTGGTCGAGATGAGCCCGGTGCGTTCGCAGCTCGTCGCGACGCCCGAGGCCTATCGCTGGTCCAGCTACCGGCATCACGTCGGGCTCACCGTCGACAGCCTGATCACCGACCATCCGCTCTACTGGGCGCTCGGCAACACGCCGTTCGACCGCCAGCGTGCGTACAAGGAGCTGTGCGAGCAGCCGCTCGACGAGCGGCAGGCCGACCAGCTGCAGCAGGCGACGCTGAAGGGCTGGGTGCTCGGCGGCGAGAATTACCGCGAGTGGGCGGCGCGCACCGCGAATCGGCGCGTCTCGCCGCTGCCGCGCGGACGCCCCAGAAAGGTGCGCGAAAACACGCCGCCGATCCAGCAGTAA
- a CDS encoding deoxyguanosinetriphosphate triphosphohydrolase, which produces MSETSSSTLPEASRASAAPVAEPPTLAALEAHLAPYAAHASQSRGRRHPETPPAARTEFQRDRDRIVHSTAFRRLEYKTQVFVNHEGDLFRTRLTHSLEVAQIARSVARNLRLNEDLVEAISLAHDLGHTPFGHAGQDALNACMREHGGFEHNLQSLAVVDELEEHYGAFNGLNLCFETREGILKHCSRENARKLGALGERFLQGRQPSLEAQLANIADEIAYNNHDVDDGLRSGLITIEQLAEVELWQRHYEAALAEFPHLEGRRLVHETVRRIINTLIVDLIDETTRNLARIAPASLDDVRAAPPLVSHSPEVAAQAAALKRFLFKNLYRHYKVMRMASKAQRVVTGLFDAFIDDPRLLPPPYQSDDAAQQPRLVAHYIAGMTDRFALKEYQRLFVINDN; this is translated from the coding sequence GTGAGCGAGACATCCAGCAGCACACTGCCCGAAGCCAGCCGCGCATCCGCTGCGCCGGTGGCCGAGCCGCCGACGCTGGCGGCGCTGGAAGCCCATCTCGCTCCGTATGCCGCGCACGCGTCGCAGTCGCGCGGCCGCCGCCATCCTGAAACGCCGCCAGCGGCGCGCACCGAATTCCAGCGCGATCGCGACCGCATCGTCCATTCGACCGCGTTTCGCCGGCTCGAATACAAGACGCAGGTCTTCGTCAATCACGAAGGCGACCTGTTCCGCACCCGCCTCACGCACAGCCTCGAAGTCGCGCAGATCGCGCGCTCGGTCGCACGCAACCTGCGCCTGAACGAGGACCTCGTCGAAGCGATCTCGCTCGCGCACGATCTCGGCCATACGCCGTTCGGCCATGCCGGGCAGGACGCGCTGAATGCGTGCATGCGCGAGCACGGCGGCTTCGAGCACAACCTGCAGAGCCTCGCGGTGGTCGACGAGCTCGAGGAGCACTACGGCGCGTTCAACGGGCTGAACCTGTGTTTCGAGACGCGCGAAGGCATCCTGAAGCACTGCTCGCGCGAGAATGCGCGCAAGCTCGGCGCGCTCGGCGAGCGCTTCCTGCAGGGCCGCCAGCCGTCGCTCGAAGCGCAGCTCGCGAACATCGCCGATGAAATCGCCTACAACAACCACGACGTCGACGACGGCCTGCGCTCCGGCCTGATCACGATCGAGCAGCTCGCCGAAGTCGAGCTGTGGCAGCGTCACTACGAAGCGGCGCTCGCCGAATTCCCGCACCTCGAAGGCCGCCGGCTCGTGCACGAGACGGTGCGCCGCATCATCAACACGCTGATCGTCGACCTGATCGACGAGACGACGCGCAATCTCGCCCGCATCGCTCCCGCGTCGCTCGACGACGTGCGCGCCGCGCCGCCGCTCGTGTCGCACAGCCCCGAGGTCGCCGCGCAGGCGGCGGCCCTCAAGCGCTTCCTCTTCAAGAACCTGTATCGCCACTACAAGGTGATGCGCATGGCGAGCAAGGCACAACGCGTCGTCACCGGGTTGTTCGACGCGTTCATCGACGATCCGCGCCTGCTGCCGCCGCCGTACCAGTCCGACGACGCGGCGCAGCAGCCGCGTCTCGTCGCGCACTACATCGCCGGCATGACCGACCGCTTCGCGCTGAAGGAATATCAGCGCCTGTTCGTCATCAACGACAACTGA
- the aroB gene encoding 3-dehydroquinate synthase → MITVNVDLGDRAYPIHIGAGLIGRTELFAPHIKGSSVTIVTNTTVDPLYGDALRAALAPLGKRVSTVVLPDGEAYKNWETLNLIFDGLLTDHADRKTTLVALGGGVVGDMTGFAAACYMRGVPFIQVPTTLLSQVDSSVGGKTGINHPLGKNMIGAFYQPQAVIADIGALTTLPDRELAAGVAEVIKTGAIADAGFFDWIEANVEALNRREPAALAHAVKRSCEIKASVVAADEREGGLRAILNFGHTFGHAIEAGLGYGEWLHGEAVGCGMVMAGDLSVRLGLLDEASRQRLDAVIAAAHLPTRGPALGDARYMDLMRVDKKAEAGAIKFILLKRFGDTLITQAPDEAVFATLAQTTR, encoded by the coding sequence ATGATTACTGTCAACGTCGATCTGGGCGACCGCGCCTATCCGATTCATATTGGCGCCGGCCTGATCGGCCGCACCGAGCTGTTCGCGCCCCACATCAAGGGTTCGTCCGTCACGATCGTCACGAACACGACGGTCGATCCGCTCTATGGCGACGCGCTGCGCGCGGCGCTCGCGCCGCTCGGCAAGCGTGTGTCGACGGTCGTGCTGCCTGACGGCGAGGCGTACAAGAACTGGGAAACGCTGAACCTGATCTTCGACGGCCTGCTGACGGATCACGCCGATCGCAAGACGACGCTCGTCGCGCTCGGCGGCGGCGTGGTCGGCGACATGACCGGCTTTGCCGCCGCGTGCTACATGCGCGGCGTGCCGTTCATCCAGGTACCGACGACGCTGCTGTCGCAGGTCGATTCGTCGGTCGGCGGCAAGACGGGTATCAACCACCCGCTCGGCAAGAACATGATCGGCGCGTTCTACCAGCCGCAGGCCGTGATCGCGGACATCGGCGCGCTGACGACGCTGCCTGATCGCGAGCTGGCGGCGGGCGTGGCCGAAGTCATCAAGACAGGCGCGATCGCCGATGCCGGGTTCTTCGACTGGATCGAGGCGAACGTCGAGGCGCTGAACCGTCGCGAGCCGGCAGCGCTCGCGCACGCGGTGAAGCGTTCGTGCGAGATCAAGGCGAGCGTCGTCGCGGCCGACGAACGCGAAGGCGGCCTGCGCGCGATCCTGAATTTCGGCCACACGTTCGGCCATGCGATCGAGGCCGGGCTCGGCTATGGCGAATGGCTGCACGGCGAGGCGGTCGGCTGCGGGATGGTGATGGCGGGCGACCTGTCGGTGCGGCTCGGCCTCCTCGATGAAGCGTCGCGGCAACGCCTCGATGCGGTGATCGCGGCCGCGCATCTGCCGACCCGCGGGCCCGCGCTCGGCGACGCGCGCTACATGGACCTGATGCGCGTCGACAAGAAGGCCGAGGCCGGCGCGATCAAGTTCATCCTGCTGAAGCGATTCGGCGATACGCTGATCACGCAGGCGCCGGACGAAGCGGTATTCGCTACACTGGCGCAGACGACGCGCTAA